The stretch of DNA CACGAAGGTGCTGTCTACATCCATCGCGGCTCCACCTACTGTATCAAGGAACTGGACCTCGGAGCTAAGAAAATCAAAGCCGCCAAGGAACGGGTCGGCTACTACACCCGCGCCCGCAAAAACAAATCCACGGAAATTCTTGAAGTCCATTCCCAGAAAAAAGTCTTCGGCATTGTCATGCGCTTCGGACGGCTGCGGGTAACCGAAGAGGTCACCGGATATGAAAAACGAGCTGTAAGGGGCGGCAAGCTGCTCGGGATAGTGCCTCTGGACTTACCCCCGGTCGTTTTCGAAACCCAAGGGCTGTGGATGGAAATTTCCCCGGAAATCAAACGCAGGGCAGAAGATGATTTCATTCATTTCATGGGCGGCATCCACGCAGTGGAACATGCAGCCATCGGCATCACGCCCCTGCTGGTACTCACTGACCGCAATGACCTCGGCGGTATCTCCACACCCATGCACGAGCAAGTCGACGGTCCGGCGGTCTTTATCTACGACGGCATCCCCGGCGGCGCAGGGCTGACCATGCAGGCTTTTGAACAGGCAGAAGAACTCCTTGAACGCACCTTACAGGTCATTGTAGACTGTGAGTGTGAACTGGGTTGTCCTACCTGCGTACATTCCCCCAAATGCGGTTCCGGCAACAGGCCCATCGACAAAGCAGCGGCAATCTACGTTCTTGAAAACATGGTCAACGGACAACCACCGAAAAAAATAGAGGATTTATCTATGGTACTGGTTCCCTTCGGCGAAGAGGTAAAAATGGAAGAGAGTTCCAAGGAAGTTAAAAACTTCGGCGTGCTCGATGTGGAAACCCGCCGCTCCGCGCAGGATGTGGGCGGCTGGAACAAAGCTGAGCGTATGGGCATTTCCATTGCCGTGCTTTACGATTCCACAGAGGACAAATATTTTGAATACGAAGAAGATCAAATTCCGGAAATGATGGAACGGGTCAAAAACCTTGATCTGATCATCGGCTTCAACATTGAACGTTTCGACTACAAGGTCCTTTCCGGCATCCACGCCTTCAACTACAAAAGCTTGCCCACACTGGACCTGCTGCTAAAGGTTCACGAACGCTTAGGGTACCGCCTCAAGCTCGATAACATTGCTCAAGCGACCCTCGATGCCGCCAAAAGCGCGGACGGCTTACAGGCTCTTGAATGGTGGAAGGAAGGACGTCTGGACCTTATCACTGAATATTGCAAGCAGGACGTGGCCGTAACCCGCGATGTCTATCTGTTTGGCAAAGAGAACGGATACGTGCTATTTACTAATAAAGATAAGAAAAAAGTGAGATTACCAGTAGACTGGTAAGAAGAGGGTATTTAAGACATCCGGCATATAGCCCTCTGAGGAAATAGGAGATGTCTATGTTCAAAAATATGCACGTTTTAATCGCTGCCCTGTTCTTAATGCTGCTGGCCGCATGTAATCCGCAGGAAGCAACTTTCCACGAGCTCACCTTTGAGCAAGATAAAATCCTGTTTCTGGACACCAATAAGCCTTTCAGCGGTATCTACAGCGAATATTACGACTCAGGACAACGCTTCCCCAAGAGCCGGATCGTAGTCAAAAATGGAGTCATGGACGGCGGGTTCTACCATTATAACCCGGATGGCACACTGCGTGAAAAGGGCACCAACCGGGATGGTAAAATTTACGGCTACCATTCCTTGTATTGGCCCAACGGCAAAATCAAGGAGAAATTCTTCGTCGACCGCGACAGGGACGGCTATAACTACAAATATTTTGATAACGGTGAACTGCGTGAAATGCGCCACTACAACGCTCAGGCCCAACTTGACGGCAAGTCTTTTACTTTTCACCGCAACGGTAAGGTGAAAGATGAAATGAATTACAAGAACGGCAAGCGCGAAGGTTTATTCATCACCAAGGACAAGGCCGGATTTCTGGTCAATGTCTTCGAGTACCGGGATGATGTGTTGCAGGAGCATGCGCGGGATATTGATCTATCTGATCACGACCAGTTTTCGGCCATGACCAGTATGTTTTATAATTTTTAGTAAAAAAAAGGGGTGCTGAACTAAGTTCAGCACCCCTTTTAAATATTTATTTCCCGGTAATCTTATACTTCTTCAGCTTATACTGCAAAAGACTCTTAGAGATACCAAGCATTTCAGCGGCATCTACTTTCACAAAATTACCGGCCACTAAAGCCCTACGCACCAGCGTAGCTTCAATCTTATCCAAGGTATCGGCAAGATTGAGCTTTGCGGGCAGTAAATCCACCGCGCTTTTGAACTGCGCTTCCTCATCCTTGATCTCGGCAGGCAGATCTTCGGTCTCTATGACTGTGCCGGAAGTAAGCACAACACAACGCTCCACAACGTTCTGCAACTGACGTACATTTCCGGGCCATTCGTAGGCGGTCATGTAATCCATAGCAGCCGGTGCAAAGCCGTCAAATTCTTTGTTGTTGTCAGCCGAATAGGTGGCCAGAAAATGATCCACCAGGAACGGAATGTCTTCACGCCGTTCACGCAGAGGGGGCATTTCAATGCTGACCACATTGAGACGGTAATAAAGATCTTCACGGAATTCGCCTTTTTCCACCGCTTCCTTAAGATTTTTATTGGTGGCAGCCACAATGCGGATGTTAACTTTGATGGGCTCTCCCCCACCTACGCGCTCAATGGTCTTTTCCTGCAATACGCGCAGTAACTTGACCTGCATGTCATGGGAAATTTCACCTATCTCGTCGAGAAAAAGGGTTCCTTGGTCAGCAGCCTCAAAACGTCCACGCTTAAGGGCCACGGCTCCGGTAAAAGAACCTTTTTCATGCCCGAAAAGTTCACTCTCCAGCACCCCGGCGTTAAAGGCCATGCAGTTAACGGAAACAAAAGGCTTATCGCAACGCGGTGAGGCCTGATGAATAGCCTGCGCCACCAGCTCCTTACCTGTTCCCGATTCCCCGGTAACCAGCACGGTGGAGCTGCCCGGAGCGGCTTTGCTGATCATGTCGAAGACCTGCATCATGGGCTTGGAACGACCAATGATATTGCTGGGTGAATAGCGGTCCTTGATCTGCTCCCGGAGCTGTCTGTTTTCCTGCTGTGCTTTAGCAAACTGCGCAGCCTTGGTCACAGAAAGAAGCAGTTCTTCATTGGCAAAGGGCTTGGTGATGTAGTCAAAGGCCCCGATTTTCATGGCCTCAACAGCGGACTCAATAGAACCGAAAGCGGTCATAATGATCACCGGGATGTGCGAAAAATTCTTTTTCACATGTTCCAGCACGTCCTGTCCGGTCAGTTTGGGCATCTTCATGTCGGTGATGACCATGTCAACTTCCGATTCATCAAGATAAGCCAATCCGGTTTCAGGATCGGAGAGGGCAGTAATAGTATACCCCTCGTCTGAAAGCAGTGCCTCCAGAATAAGCAGGTAGTTCTGTTCGTCGTCCAGTATGAGAATATTTGCAGGCATTTCTAGCAGTCTTTCTTTTCAGGTAAAAATATTTCCAAACGCGCCCCGCCCTCGGGATTGTTCCCGATACGCAGCTTTCCGTTATGGCTTTCCACAATATTGGTCACAATGGCAAGCCCTAAGCCCGTTCCGTTATCCTTGGTGGTAAAAAACGGGTCCTTGGCCTTATCAATAATTTCAGCAGGAAATCCGGGGCCGGAATCGGACACAACAACACTAATTCCATCTTTACCTTCATTAATAGAAACAGCGATACGGCCATTTTCTTCCACGGCTTGCATGGCATTGCCGATAAGATTGTAAAAGGCACGGTAAAGCAAATCATCATCAGCACATACCTGATGCCCATGCACGTAATCCCTTTTCAATTCAATGTTGCTTTCCCGGCATTTGGAGTCCAGAAACATATAAATTTTATCCAGCAAATCAGCCGGATCAAGGGCGTGCAGAGCAATCTTGCGCGGCCTTGCATAGTCGAGAAAATCGCTAACCGTACGGCTAAGTCGTTTGGTTTCCTCATGAATAGCCCCCAGTATCTTCACATTGACCGGATCGCTTTCCTTCATCCTTTTAAGCAGCAATTCTGAACTGGAGCGGATAATGCCCAGCGGATTACGGATTTCATGAGCCACCCCGGCAACCATACGCCCGATGCTGGCCAGTTTTTCACTCTGGTTGAGTTCTTTTTCAAACTGCTGGCGTTCCTGCATACGCTGTTCATTGATAATATCAGCACGTCGGATAATAGCCATAATCGTGGCAAAAAGAATGATAGCTGAACAACTGGAAGTGAACAGGATAAGCCGCTCGAAATTTATAACCGACTGGTAATCTTCGGTAATATCCTGAGTAAGTTCCATCACACCCATGATCACGTTTTCCTCAATGTTCAGACTCTTTTCCGAACGTAGCGGGTAAACGATCTTGAGCTGCATTGTTCCGGGCCGCATATGAAAATCAAAGATAAGAGCCAACGTGGACTTCTTGCGGATAAATTCATATTTCGGCTCACCGCTTTCAAGGACCTGCTTGATAAATTCACCACCCAAATCTTTCTTGCCGATTATCTCAGGATCAGTTGAATATGAAACTGTAAATTCAGGGTCATAAATACGCACTTCATTAACCTTAAAGCTGTGCACTGTGGAACGCACCACCTGATCAAGGCGGTCCATCTGTTCCTCATTTTTCAGCCCGATGCGCCCATAACCGATAATCGTAGGCAGGATAAAACGGCGGTAAATCTGGTGGTTCAGGTTCTCAGCCTGCAACAAAGCAAATTCCTTCTGCTTTTCCAGAAGGGTTTCATCCGCATGCTTTGCCAGAAATACAGAAAGCCCCAGACTGCTGGCAATAATGACTATCAGCAAAGTCCATGAAAGAAGCTTAACAAGCTGAAATGATTTAACCTGCAAATCTTGATTATTTTCCAAAGTGCCTCCGGGCAGCTTAATTTATGTTGTTATTACTTATAAGCCTTCGGCAGCAAAAGCAAATCGGCCGCCTTATTAAAAAAGACGACCGATTAAAATTTAATGTAAGTATTGTAATATTTAAAATTCTTGTTCCAAACGCTTGGTATTCAAAAATGCGTTAAGGCTGTCCTTTTCTTTTTGTAATCCATCAGCTCCGAGCCGTGCTTTGGCAAGCAACTTACCCATCTCAACAGCGGGCTGGTCAATGGGATTAATCTCAATGAGCCAGCCGGTAAATATAGTTGCAGCCATGAGCAATCCCATGAGTCTTCCTGCGGATTCCTCAGAATCATCACCCATCTGCATTTCAACTAACGGAACCTTATTAGCGGAGAGGGCCATCTTGGTTCCCAGACCTTCAGCATGGATCAATTCACCAAAACTTTTGCCCTTGAGATAAGAAAAATTATCCGGAATATCCTCCGGGAAGGCTGCGCCTTCAGGAAGTGAAGGACAGGTCAGGAACAGACAACCCTTGTTGCGCGGGCCGTCCAGAAACATCTGGTTCACGGAATGCTGATCAGTGGCCCCAGTTGCCGGAAGCGGCTGACTGCCTTTGCCGTCCTTGCCGAGACTTTCCGCCCAGAGCTGGGCAAACCACTGCCCGAAGCAGGCCCATTGCGGGATGTAAGAAAAGAAAATCAGTTCGTTGTAGCCCTCATTCATCAAACCGGAAGCCCAGCAAGCCAGCTTAAATGCCGGATGGTTGCCCAAGCTGCTGCCATCAAGGTTGGGCGATGCCAGCGGAGAAAGAACAGCAGAAGCACCTTCCACCATGGCCCGATAATCTATGCCCATAAACATGGCCGGGAGCAACCCGACAGCGGAAAGCACGGAATACCTGCCGCCGAGGAAATCAGGAACTTCGAGGGTACGCACAGAAAATTCATCGGCCTGCTCACGCAGGAAACCTTTTTCCTTATCAGTTACGAAAAGGAGATTGCGGTTCCAATTGTCACCGAGATCCTGTTTGAGTTTGTCACGAACAAGGAAATACTGGCTGATGGTTTCGATTGTTCCGCCGGATTTGGAGACAACCGCAACCAATGTTTTTTCAAGGGGGAGTTTCTGAAGATAGGAATCAAGGGTCTTGGCGCAAACGTTATCCGCAATCCAAAACCATGGGCCTTCATGCCCCGGCTGATCCTGCTGCGGAAAGAAAGCTTTCTGCAAGGCTCTTGCACCGAGGGCGGAGCCGCCGATGCCCAGCAAAAGCATATGGTCAAAACTTTTTACGTAACCTTCAAGACCGTCCAGATCATGGAGCAAAGAAGCCATAAAAGGCATGGAGCAAAAGGGCAATTTGCCTTCAGCCACTTCTCCGCTGAATCTTGCGGCAAGACCTGCTGCGGAATCGCAATGTGATTCCGAATCAAGTCTTTCATACCAGCTGTCGGTCCAATCAAGAATATTGGCAGCCATATTCGATCTCCATTTGTATGGGTTGCAACCTCTCCCGGCAGTTATCACCGGGAGAGGTTGATTTTTTCATCAATCAAATATGACTATCTTTACTTGCTTTTTATTTTCCCATCAACACTTTGCCGATTTTTTCCAGTGAATTTTTGAGTACTTCGTCATCTACGGCATAAGAGAAGCGGATGCAGCGGTCATCACCGAAGGCGGAACCAGGTACAAGAGCGACTCCGGCTTCTTCCAGAATCTTGGTGCACATGGAAGCGGAATCCGGGGTTTCTTCAGTGAAAAAGGTGTCCAGAACCGGGAAGAGGTAGAAAGCTCCGTCCGGTTTGGGGCAGATCACGCCGGGCCATGAAGTGATGATGTCATAAGCTAGGTCACGACGTCTCTGGAACTTGACGCACATGTCATCAATGAGATCCCAAGGACC from Marinifilum sp. JC120 encodes:
- a CDS encoding glucose-6-phosphate isomerase — translated: MAANILDWTDSWYERLDSESHCDSAAGLAARFSGEVAEGKLPFCSMPFMASLLHDLDGLEGYVKSFDHMLLLGIGGSALGARALQKAFFPQQDQPGHEGPWFWIADNVCAKTLDSYLQKLPLEKTLVAVVSKSGGTIETISQYFLVRDKLKQDLGDNWNRNLLFVTDKEKGFLREQADEFSVRTLEVPDFLGGRYSVLSAVGLLPAMFMGIDYRAMVEGASAVLSPLASPNLDGSSLGNHPAFKLACWASGLMNEGYNELIFFSYIPQWACFGQWFAQLWAESLGKDGKGSQPLPATGATDQHSVNQMFLDGPRNKGCLFLTCPSLPEGAAFPEDIPDNFSYLKGKSFGELIHAEGLGTKMALSANKVPLVEMQMGDDSEESAGRLMGLLMAATIFTGWLIEINPIDQPAVEMGKLLAKARLGADGLQKEKDSLNAFLNTKRLEQEF
- a CDS encoding GHKL domain-containing protein, which produces MENNQDLQVKSFQLVKLLSWTLLIVIIASSLGLSVFLAKHADETLLEKQKEFALLQAENLNHQIYRRFILPTIIGYGRIGLKNEEQMDRLDQVVRSTVHSFKVNEVRIYDPEFTVSYSTDPEIIGKKDLGGEFIKQVLESGEPKYEFIRKKSTLALIFDFHMRPGTMQLKIVYPLRSEKSLNIEENVIMGVMELTQDITEDYQSVINFERLILFTSSCSAIILFATIMAIIRRADIINEQRMQERQQFEKELNQSEKLASIGRMVAGVAHEIRNPLGIIRSSSELLLKRMKESDPVNVKILGAIHEETKRLSRTVSDFLDYARPRKIALHALDPADLLDKIYMFLDSKCRESNIELKRDYVHGHQVCADDDLLYRAFYNLIGNAMQAVEENGRIAVSINEGKDGISVVVSDSGPGFPAEIIDKAKDPFFTTKDNGTGLGLAIVTNIVESHNGKLRIGNNPEGGARLEIFLPEKKDC
- a CDS encoding toxin-antitoxin system YwqK family antitoxin, with the protein product MFKNMHVLIAALFLMLLAACNPQEATFHELTFEQDKILFLDTNKPFSGIYSEYYDSGQRFPKSRIVVKNGVMDGGFYHYNPDGTLREKGTNRDGKIYGYHSLYWPNGKIKEKFFVDRDRDGYNYKYFDNGELREMRHYNAQAQLDGKSFTFHRNGKVKDEMNYKNGKREGLFITKDKAGFLVNVFEYRDDVLQEHARDIDLSDHDQFSAMTSMFYNF
- a CDS encoding sigma-54-dependent Fis family transcriptional regulator, translating into MPANILILDDEQNYLLILEALLSDEGYTITALSDPETGLAYLDESEVDMVITDMKMPKLTGQDVLEHVKKNFSHIPVIIMTAFGSIESAVEAMKIGAFDYITKPFANEELLLSVTKAAQFAKAQQENRQLREQIKDRYSPSNIIGRSKPMMQVFDMISKAAPGSSTVLVTGESGTGKELVAQAIHQASPRCDKPFVSVNCMAFNAGVLESELFGHEKGSFTGAVALKRGRFEAADQGTLFLDEIGEISHDMQVKLLRVLQEKTIERVGGGEPIKVNIRIVAATNKNLKEAVEKGEFREDLYYRLNVVSIEMPPLRERREDIPFLVDHFLATYSADNNKEFDGFAPAAMDYMTAYEWPGNVRQLQNVVERCVVLTSGTVIETEDLPAEIKDEEAQFKSAVDLLPAKLNLADTLDKIEATLVRRALVAGNFVKVDAAEMLGISKSLLQYKLKKYKITGK